One genomic region from Leptospira inadai serovar Lyme str. 10 encodes:
- a CDS encoding type II toxin-antitoxin system RelE/ParE family toxin — protein MGLINLLEERGPNLPRPYADFLTEGIHELRLKLSGDQVRFLYFFIFRHYIILTHAFIKNVQRVPVSEIKRAIKCREDFLSRYTEEKLKEEIE, from the coding sequence ATGGGTTTAATTAATTTGTTAGAAGAACGAGGTCCGAATTTACCAAGACCTTATGCAGATTTTTTGACAGAGGGTATTCATGAGTTGCGGCTTAAATTATCAGGAGATCAGGTTAGATTCTTATACTTTTTTATCTTTAGGCATTATATAATACTTACGCATGCATTTATAAAAAATGTTCAGAGAGTTCCGGTCAGTGAAATTAAAAGGGCAATAAAATGCCGTGAAGATTTTCTGTCACGTTATACCGAAGAGAAATTGAAGGAGGAGATTGAATGA
- a CDS encoding DUF86 domain-containing protein yields MKSDLGYIGHINDEIIFLRMKSANLNHEQFLLDEVSKRAFVRSIEIIGEASGKLSDLFKKKYSEVDWKKLSATRNRLIHGYFVVDYDIVWDLVANKIPALESQIHFIIEQEKTLFD; encoded by the coding sequence TTGAAATCTGACTTAGGTTACATCGGTCATATTAATGATGAAATTATTTTTTTACGGATGAAGTCAGCGAATTTAAATCATGAACAGTTTCTCTTGGATGAAGTTTCTAAAAGAGCTTTTGTAAGAAGTATAGAAATAATAGGCGAGGCCTCAGGTAAACTTTCAGATTTATTCAAAAAGAAATATTCCGAAGTAGATTGGAAGAAATTATCGGCTACGCGCAATCGCTTAATTCATGGCTACTTTGTCGTTGATTATGATATAGTTTGGGATTTGGTAGCGAACAAGATTCCGGCTTTAGAATCTCAAATTCATTTCATTATTGAACAAGAAAAGACTTTGTTCGATTAG
- a CDS encoding nucleotidyltransferase family protein — protein sequence MITSSQIQEVLYSHKEELFKLGVQKLFLFGSIARRENTKDSDVDILVRFNSGQKNFDNFMDLSFRLEDILKVHVDLLTEDSISGSVRDSILAEAVDIEI from the coding sequence ATGATTACTTCATCTCAAATTCAAGAGGTCCTCTATAGCCATAAGGAAGAATTATTTAAACTCGGTGTACAAAAGCTCTTCCTTTTCGGCTCTATCGCAAGGCGAGAAAACACTAAGGATAGTGATGTAGATATATTGGTTAGATTTAATTCCGGTCAAAAGAATTTTGACAACTTTATGGATTTGTCTTTTCGATTAGAAGATATTTTAAAAGTGCACGTAGATCTTTTAACAGAGGATTCTATTTCCGGTAGCGTAAGGGACTCAATATTGGCTGAGGCAGTGGATATTGAAATCTGA
- a CDS encoding glutathione S-transferase family protein, with protein MNDLILVIGNKNLSSWSFRPWILLKQAGIQFQEVSLKLYTPEYASVIDQYSPSRKVPVLQDGDLLVWDSLSISEYIAEKFPQLWPGDPSIRAKARSVSAEMHSGFAGLRSNLSMNFTGRIKGKEIPPEAQKDIDRIIQIWTENLQSFGGPFLFGKDFTVADAFYAPVVSRFITYGVTLPDLASRYVRTISELSAYKEWEAGAAKELQGE; from the coding sequence ATGAACGATCTCATTTTGGTTATTGGAAATAAGAATCTTTCCTCTTGGTCGTTTCGACCTTGGATACTCCTCAAACAGGCCGGCATTCAGTTTCAGGAAGTTTCCTTAAAACTCTATACTCCGGAATACGCCTCGGTAATCGATCAATACTCTCCTTCTAGAAAAGTACCCGTACTCCAGGATGGGGATTTATTGGTCTGGGATAGTTTAAGCATTAGCGAATATATCGCCGAAAAATTTCCTCAGCTCTGGCCTGGGGATCCTTCAATCAGAGCGAAAGCCAGATCCGTTTCGGCGGAGATGCATTCCGGTTTTGCGGGATTACGAAGCAATCTCAGTATGAATTTCACCGGAAGAATTAAAGGGAAGGAAATTCCTCCGGAAGCACAGAAAGATATCGATCGAATCATCCAAATCTGGACAGAAAACTTACAGTCGTTTGGCGGACCGTTTTTATTCGGAAAAGATTTTACCGTCGCAGATGCGTTTTATGCGCCGGTCGTTTCCAGATTTATCACGTACGGCGTAACTCTTCCGGATCTCGCTTCCCGATATGTTCGAACCATTTCCGAACTTTCCGCCTACAAAGAATGGGAAGCGGGAGCGGCAAAAGAATTACAGGGCGAGTAA
- a CDS encoding PAS domain S-box protein produces MEDLKEYVLKYETLPDILLICDVQGHIAHISGKGLEILGLHSGDVFFGKKLSDFFSDSDRAYIASDVFPSVLREGEWRGYVYLRKKVGEEIPVLQIAPLLPNSQKRLSFFLFLKGGSGCASVRNEAIYKAFRQSRNAMFLTDKSGVILAVNRQFETVSGFREDELIGKTPKIFQSGQTSREFYDEFWEKILSGKEFHGSFLNRNHAGKYVQWNQVISPIQDEEGRISNFLSMILSNNEVGGLVKLRGSVEIGTEPISPPDIFRRYEGLDKAALVRMLREKTKLTRKETEICAGIASGKDKSLVCEELGIHQGTMKNHLKSIYRKTIDLEKDIPGPERDKLQRLTIYLFRLLGD; encoded by the coding sequence TTGGAAGATTTAAAGGAATACGTTCTAAAATACGAAACCTTGCCTGATATCCTATTGATCTGCGACGTGCAGGGCCACATTGCGCATATCAGCGGCAAGGGGCTTGAAATTTTAGGACTTCATTCGGGCGACGTATTCTTCGGAAAAAAACTCTCGGATTTTTTCTCCGATTCGGATCGCGCGTACATTGCGTCCGATGTCTTCCCATCCGTTTTACGGGAAGGGGAATGGCGAGGCTACGTATATCTTCGTAAAAAGGTCGGGGAAGAAATTCCTGTATTGCAGATCGCCCCTTTACTGCCCAATTCCCAAAAACGACTCTCTTTTTTTCTTTTTTTGAAAGGCGGGTCCGGCTGCGCTTCGGTTCGCAACGAGGCGATTTATAAGGCATTTCGACAGTCTCGTAACGCCATGTTTCTAACGGACAAGAGTGGTGTTATTCTAGCCGTAAATCGGCAATTCGAGACGGTTTCGGGATTTAGAGAAGACGAATTGATCGGAAAGACTCCTAAAATCTTTCAGTCCGGCCAAACGTCCCGGGAATTCTACGATGAATTTTGGGAAAAGATTCTAAGCGGGAAAGAGTTTCATGGCAGCTTTCTAAATCGAAACCACGCAGGAAAATATGTACAATGGAATCAGGTTATTTCCCCGATTCAGGACGAGGAAGGAAGGATTTCAAATTTCTTAAGTATGATTCTTTCCAATAATGAAGTGGGAGGTTTGGTAAAATTGCGAGGGTCCGTAGAAATCGGGACGGAACCGATTTCTCCTCCGGATATATTTCGTAGATACGAAGGCCTGGACAAGGCCGCTCTAGTACGAATGCTTCGGGAAAAAACCAAACTGACTAGAAAGGAAACCGAAATATGTGCCGGAATAGCATCCGGAAAAGATAAGAGTCTCGTTTGCGAAGAGCTTGGCATTCACCAAGGGACCATGAAAAATCACCTGAAGTCGATATACCGAAAAACGATCGATCTCGAAAAAGACATTCCCGGGCCGGAACGGGATAAATTGCAACGGTTAACGATTTATCTATTCCGTCTCCTGGGAGACTAG
- a CDS encoding PAS domain S-box protein, protein MTLFGGASSSEDSSGIGNSTPTESFYYRTLNLLQEAIFLLDGKGRITFANARALQWLGGSSKDLLGRHFYECPWTIVRTIGMPFQEDTFLEKITGEEGGSFPDLEIVTASGVSFSASLKFDHIKTEDGQTSHILLSFFDETNRKKVQSYNLQLAAAINDTADAVFITSLDGNIEFVNPAFEKLTGYSLGEIRGSSPNQLKSGLQDQSFYKRLWETILKGETFRATVINKKKNGDLFHCDQTISSTKDSTGKIISFVSILKDVTEEMEMQRTLRVTSERLRSLLDNALEGIFAVYNRQVIYGNPAFFKMLGYDPDSSSSLIRVADILADRDQRNALNGILSETGKIQGEEVRLLKKDGSPFYGTLRVFAHSQNPDYLEGFLLDQTERKMIETEKDSYESILRRSQKLESIGLIAAAMIHEINNPLTIVLGYSNLLAKSLVDLKLLKYVDIISSEADRLSRLVKDLLLYAKGDGTSFERVDPYRLRDEALTLAFPLLQIEKIKVEEGQERESLPLILCQSQKIKQVLLNLLLNAKDALCTEATENKFLGIDVVGIKGESGIVEKIRFEVWDSGPGVPQFIRNTIFDAFFTAKESRGTGLGLAISKKIVESHHGSIGLAEKSGKFSRFYFELPIDCKTPI, encoded by the coding sequence ATGACTTTATTCGGCGGAGCATCTTCCAGCGAAGATTCTTCCGGTATAGGAAACAGTACGCCTACCGAGAGTTTCTATTATCGAACCCTGAATTTATTACAGGAAGCGATTTTTCTCTTAGACGGCAAAGGGAGAATCACGTTCGCGAATGCTAGGGCGCTGCAATGGTTAGGCGGCTCGTCGAAGGATTTACTCGGACGCCATTTCTATGAATGTCCCTGGACAATCGTTCGGACAATCGGAATGCCGTTTCAAGAGGACACCTTCCTGGAGAAAATTACGGGAGAAGAAGGAGGAAGTTTCCCGGATTTAGAAATCGTTACGGCGTCCGGAGTTTCGTTTTCGGCGTCCTTGAAATTCGACCATATTAAAACCGAGGATGGACAAACATCGCATATTTTACTTTCCTTCTTTGATGAAACGAATCGTAAGAAGGTGCAGTCGTATAACCTTCAATTGGCGGCGGCTATAAACGATACCGCAGACGCGGTTTTTATCACAAGTCTGGACGGCAATATCGAATTCGTTAATCCGGCCTTCGAAAAGCTTACGGGATATAGTCTAGGCGAGATCCGAGGAAGTTCGCCCAATCAATTAAAATCAGGATTACAAGACCAGAGTTTTTACAAACGACTTTGGGAAACGATTTTGAAAGGGGAAACGTTTCGGGCAACCGTCATCAATAAAAAGAAGAACGGGGATTTGTTCCATTGCGATCAAACGATTTCCTCCACGAAAGATTCCACAGGCAAGATCATTTCCTTCGTTTCTATTTTGAAAGACGTAACCGAAGAGATGGAAATGCAGCGAACTTTGCGAGTAACTTCGGAGCGGCTTCGATCCTTATTGGATAACGCGCTGGAAGGTATTTTTGCGGTTTATAATCGCCAAGTCATCTACGGGAATCCTGCATTCTTCAAAATGCTCGGCTACGATCCCGACTCTTCTTCCTCATTGATTCGTGTAGCCGATATTTTGGCGGATCGCGATCAGAGAAACGCTCTGAACGGAATATTAAGCGAAACAGGTAAAATACAAGGGGAGGAAGTGCGTCTGCTGAAGAAAGACGGTTCTCCCTTTTACGGAACATTGCGGGTATTTGCGCATTCGCAGAATCCGGATTATTTGGAAGGATTTTTATTGGATCAAACCGAACGAAAAATGATCGAGACGGAAAAAGATTCTTACGAATCGATTTTACGCCGGAGCCAAAAATTAGAATCCATCGGGCTCATCGCGGCTGCAATGATTCACGAGATCAACAACCCTCTTACGATCGTTCTAGGTTACTCCAATTTATTGGCCAAATCGTTAGTCGATCTTAAACTTCTGAAATATGTGGATATCATTTCGTCCGAAGCGGATCGCTTATCCAGACTGGTTAAGGATTTATTATTGTATGCGAAAGGAGACGGGACAAGCTTCGAGCGGGTCGATCCGTACCGCCTCCGAGACGAGGCCCTAACTCTGGCGTTTCCACTTTTACAGATCGAGAAAATCAAAGTGGAGGAGGGGCAGGAACGAGAATCCCTACCTCTTATTTTGTGCCAAAGTCAGAAGATCAAGCAGGTCTTGCTCAATCTGTTACTCAATGCAAAGGACGCACTTTGCACCGAAGCGACGGAGAATAAATTCTTGGGCATCGATGTCGTCGGTATCAAAGGGGAATCGGGTATTGTGGAAAAAATTCGATTCGAAGTTTGGGATAGCGGCCCAGGTGTCCCGCAATTTATTAGAAATACGATATTCGATGCGTTTTTTACGGCCAAGGAATCCCGCGGAACCGGTCTCGGATTGGCCATCAGCAAGAAAATTGTGGAAAGCCATCACGGGAGCATCGGACTCGCGGAAAAATCCGGTAAGTTCTCCCGCTTTTATTTCGAACTTCCGATCGATTGTAAAACTCCTATTTGA
- the msrA gene encoding peptide-methionine (S)-S-oxide reductase MsrA, producing the protein MLPLVLIPREFHAKENARLETAIFAGGCFWCMEGPFEKLPGVISVVSGYSGGKEKNPSYEDVGYGRTGHRESVLVTYDPKKIKYETLLDTFWKQIDPTDNGGQFADRGNQYRTAIFYKNDIQRKLAAASKQALISSGKFSKPIAVELLPAGEFYPAEEYHQDYYKKNPEHYKAYRKGSGREEYLKKTWGQN; encoded by the coding sequence ATGCTGCCGTTAGTCCTTATACCTCGAGAATTCCATGCAAAGGAAAACGCCAGACTAGAGACTGCGATTTTTGCCGGAGGTTGCTTTTGGTGCATGGAAGGCCCGTTCGAAAAACTTCCCGGCGTAATTTCGGTCGTCTCGGGATATTCCGGCGGGAAAGAGAAAAATCCTAGCTATGAAGACGTGGGATACGGTAGAACGGGTCACCGAGAATCGGTACTAGTCACCTATGATCCTAAAAAAATAAAATACGAGACCCTACTGGATACGTTTTGGAAACAAATCGACCCGACCGACAACGGCGGCCAGTTTGCCGACAGAGGAAACCAATATCGAACGGCAATATTCTATAAAAATGATATTCAAAGAAAATTGGCAGCCGCATCGAAGCAGGCCTTGATTTCTTCCGGAAAATTTTCCAAACCGATCGCGGTCGAATTACTACCTGCCGGAGAATTTTACCCTGCCGAAGAATATCATCAGGATTATTATAAGAAAAATCCGGAGCATTACAAGGCCTACCGAAAGGGATCGGGCCGAGAGGAATACCTTAAGAAAACCTGGGGTCAAAACTGA
- a CDS encoding carbonic anhydrase translates to MRSRIDIFRKNILFDAPAGLAVFLVAIPLCLGIAHASGAPLFSGIISGLIGGIIVGSLSGSSFSVSGPTASLTGIVLSGLSDLGNFETFLLSLLIAGAIQIILGIFRSGKLAAYFPSAVVTGMLVAIGVILIIKQLPHLMGYDIEEFGVEEFDLTRQDINETYQDSHEPSEKNTFTVLLHSFLNFRSNVFVIGFLSLVAYVIWEKKIAEKFRFLPASLIAIGTGVFLNLCLEGFNPVFALGKDHLVQIPILKNPSDVLDQFTYPNFSAWRNPSVWSLGLTIALAASVESLLSIEILDRLDTEGRKTPMSRELLAQGVGNFVCGLIGGIPLASVIVRGSVNITSGAKSKVSVILQGVLIALSVLLVPTLMNRIPLASLAAILVVTGIKLARPKIFRTMLSRGISQWLPFLGTVIATLFSDLLIGTFCGIVLSLVFVLYEDHRTAVIRIEDHGKFRRIVLGENLGFFHKARILEILEQQPAGITLEIDGSRTLHIDQDVSELIHEFRNKAASRNISVILGGIPNMNNDIRELKEEMDRSYRRLLDNNQEWVKERMDQDPAFFSKLAEGQTPQILFIGCSDSRVPIDVITKTDPGMIFTTRNIANIVSVDDISLFSVVQYAIEVLNIKHIIVCGHYECGGVKAALMGRSTGLIDNWITHIKDIYLKHRHELDALGEKERERKLIELNVAEQVINLYKTSLVQSALKKYGFPRIHGWVYDLSTGNLKEIEYRTLLEKELGVYRGQKTED, encoded by the coding sequence ATGCGATCCAGGATAGACATTTTTCGGAAGAATATTCTCTTTGATGCCCCTGCCGGGCTGGCGGTATTTCTAGTTGCAATTCCGCTTTGTCTGGGGATCGCGCATGCATCGGGTGCTCCTCTTTTTTCCGGAATCATCAGCGGCCTTATCGGCGGAATCATTGTAGGTAGTCTAAGCGGCTCTTCGTTTAGCGTTTCCGGACCCACGGCAAGTTTGACAGGAATCGTTTTATCAGGACTCAGTGATTTAGGAAATTTTGAAACGTTTTTATTGTCTCTTCTTATCGCCGGCGCAATCCAAATTATTTTAGGAATATTCCGGTCCGGAAAACTAGCCGCTTACTTTCCCTCCGCAGTCGTTACGGGAATGCTTGTGGCAATCGGAGTTATTCTTATCATTAAGCAATTGCCGCACTTGATGGGTTACGATATCGAAGAATTCGGAGTGGAAGAATTCGATCTTACGAGGCAGGATATTAATGAGACGTACCAGGATAGTCATGAGCCGAGCGAAAAAAATACGTTTACGGTATTACTGCATTCTTTCTTAAATTTTCGAAGCAACGTATTCGTTATCGGTTTCCTTTCCTTGGTCGCCTACGTTATCTGGGAGAAAAAAATCGCCGAAAAGTTTCGATTTCTACCCGCTTCCTTGATCGCTATCGGAACCGGTGTTTTCTTGAACTTGTGTTTAGAAGGATTTAACCCGGTATTCGCGTTAGGAAAAGATCATTTGGTCCAGATTCCTATCTTAAAAAATCCTTCCGACGTATTGGATCAGTTCACGTATCCGAATTTTTCCGCGTGGAGGAATCCGAGTGTTTGGAGTTTGGGGTTGACGATCGCCTTAGCTGCCTCCGTCGAATCCTTGCTTTCTATCGAAATCTTAGATCGCTTGGATACAGAAGGCCGAAAGACACCGATGTCCAGGGAATTACTCGCACAGGGTGTCGGAAACTTCGTCTGCGGATTGATAGGCGGGATTCCGCTTGCTAGCGTGATCGTTCGAGGTTCGGTAAATATCACTTCGGGAGCTAAGTCCAAAGTATCGGTCATTTTACAAGGAGTACTAATCGCGCTTAGCGTGTTGCTAGTTCCGACTTTGATGAATCGGATTCCTTTGGCTTCTCTTGCGGCTATTTTAGTGGTGACGGGAATCAAATTAGCGAGACCGAAAATTTTTCGAACGATGCTCTCGCGTGGAATTTCTCAATGGTTACCTTTCTTAGGGACCGTAATCGCCACTTTATTCAGCGATCTACTTATCGGAACGTTTTGCGGGATCGTACTTTCGTTGGTCTTCGTTCTGTACGAAGATCACCGAACCGCCGTGATTAGAATCGAGGATCACGGAAAATTCAGAAGAATCGTATTGGGAGAAAATTTAGGATTTTTCCATAAGGCGAGAATTCTGGAAATATTGGAGCAGCAACCGGCAGGGATTACGCTGGAAATCGACGGAAGTCGCACCTTACATATAGACCAAGACGTTTCGGAACTCATTCACGAATTTCGGAACAAGGCCGCGAGTCGGAATATTTCGGTGATTCTAGGAGGCATTCCGAATATGAACAATGATATACGGGAACTTAAGGAAGAAATGGATCGTTCTTATCGTAGGCTTCTTGATAATAATCAAGAATGGGTCAAGGAAAGGATGGATCAGGATCCTGCGTTCTTTTCTAAGCTAGCCGAGGGGCAAACCCCGCAAATCCTTTTTATCGGATGCAGCGATTCGAGGGTTCCGATCGACGTTATTACCAAAACCGATCCCGGAATGATTTTTACTACTCGCAACATCGCTAATATAGTTTCCGTGGACGATATCAGCTTATTCAGCGTGGTGCAGTATGCGATCGAAGTCTTAAATATAAAACATATCATCGTATGCGGGCATTACGAATGCGGGGGAGTAAAGGCCGCACTAATGGGCCGATCCACCGGGCTTATCGATAATTGGATCACTCATATCAAGGACATTTATTTAAAACATCGCCATGAATTGGACGCCTTAGGAGAAAAGGAGCGGGAACGAAAACTAATCGAATTGAATGTCGCGGAACAAGTGATCAATTTATATAAGACAAGTCTTGTCCAATCGGCTTTGAAAAAGTACGGTTTCCCTCGAATTCACGGTTGGGTGTACGATCTCAGCACGGGAAATCTGAAAGAAATAGAATACCGAACGCTTCTCGAGAAGGAATTAGGCGTATACAGAGGACAGAAGACAGAAGACTGA
- a CDS encoding type II toxin-antitoxin system RelE/ParE family toxin, with protein MIQSFKDKRVENLFYGYAEKEFKAFEDVARRKLRSLDSASNLNDLRSPPGNRLEALKGDRKGQYSIRINDQFRICFVWEKNGPCNLEIVDYHS; from the coding sequence ATGATCCAATCGTTTAAGGATAAAAGAGTCGAGAACCTTTTTTACGGCTATGCGGAGAAAGAATTCAAAGCTTTTGAAGATGTTGCTCGAAGAAAGTTAAGATCTTTAGATTCGGCTAGTAATTTGAACGATTTACGCAGTCCTCCCGGGAATCGCTTAGAGGCTTTAAAGGGAGACAGAAAAGGACAGTATTCCATACGGATAAATGACCAATTTAGAATTTGTTTCGTATGGGAGAAGAATGGTCCATGCAATTTAGAGATTGTGGATTATCACTCTTGA
- a CDS encoding HigA family addiction module antitoxin translates to MKKIKTVKNPHPGDVLKYDFLEPLSISAYRLSKELGVSESLISQIIHGKKSISPDTAIRLARYFNMSPDFWLNYQRAFDLEELTKTKKSEYRKIKPVRKELALSKN, encoded by the coding sequence ATGAAGAAGATAAAGACGGTAAAAAATCCTCATCCAGGCGATGTATTAAAATACGACTTTTTGGAACCGTTGTCCATTTCTGCGTACAGACTTTCTAAGGAACTTGGAGTATCAGAAAGCTTAATCTCACAGATCATTCATGGAAAGAAGTCGATTAGCCCGGATACAGCGATTCGTCTTGCTAGATACTTCAACATGAGTCCTGATTTTTGGCTGAATTACCAGAGAGCTTTTGATTTAGAAGAACTTACTAAGACAAAGAAATCGGAATATCGGAAGATCAAGCCGGTGAGAAAGGAATTAGCGCTTAGCAAGAATTGA
- a CDS encoding GreA/GreB family elongation factor, protein MSAKRLVTKPDHQKILSTLESQELPHPVPPYFIQSLKKELSKAKKLDPKEIPQDLITMNSKFVLRDLGNAEAFQFTLVYPEDSEDHTPVNGKISVLSPYGSAVLGARVGEVVRWLINGNEKYLRVQELLFQPED, encoded by the coding sequence ATGAGCGCGAAACGGCTTGTAACGAAACCTGACCATCAAAAAATCCTTTCTACTTTAGAGAGTCAGGAACTCCCTCACCCAGTCCCACCTTACTTCATTCAAAGTTTAAAAAAAGAACTCTCCAAGGCCAAAAAGCTGGATCCTAAGGAAATCCCCCAGGATTTGATTACGATGAATTCGAAATTCGTTCTTCGGGATTTAGGAAATGCCGAAGCCTTTCAATTCACGCTGGTCTATCCCGAAGATTCGGAGGATCATACACCCGTCAACGGAAAAATCTCGGTGCTGTCCCCGTACGGAAGTGCGGTTTTGGGAGCGAGAGTAGGGGAAGTCGTTCGCTGGTTGATCAACGGAAATGAAAAATATCTGCGGGTACAGGAATTACTTTTTCAACCAGAGGACTGA
- a CDS encoding SET domain-containing protein: MIERRTNKFGENGIFASSPIASGTLLFSYSEWIEDEEFGWKVLTVSEAEELPESEKEIFMKYGYDVDFGLVTGPTGPQFVINHSNFMNHSCDPNMWYDQNDNIIAKRDIRPGEELTIDYANFVVNFDQTFECRCGAAACRKFIRKDDWKLLLPEYHLNFPAFMHKEIKKFLVKVPA, from the coding sequence ATGATCGAAAGACGCACGAACAAATTCGGGGAGAACGGAATTTTCGCCTCGTCACCTATAGCTTCAGGGACTCTCCTTTTCAGCTATAGCGAATGGATCGAGGATGAAGAGTTCGGCTGGAAAGTACTGACCGTTTCCGAAGCGGAAGAATTACCCGAATCCGAGAAGGAAATCTTCATGAAATACGGATATGATGTCGACTTCGGCCTCGTAACCGGTCCCACCGGACCCCAGTTCGTCATTAACCATTCCAACTTCATGAACCATTCTTGTGACCCGAATATGTGGTATGATCAGAACGACAATATCATCGCTAAGCGGGACATTAGACCGGGAGAAGAGCTTACCATCGACTACGCTAATTTCGTCGTGAACTTTGACCAAACCTTCGAATGTCGCTGTGGAGCCGCAGCTTGCAGAAAATTCATTCGTAAGGACGACTGGAAATTATTGCTACCGGAGTATCATCTGAACTTTCCGGCATTCATGCACAAAGAAATTAAAAAGTTCCTGGTAAAAGTCCCGGCATAA
- a CDS encoding DUF2179 domain-containing protein: protein MPPWAFEYLILPLCIYFARVTDVSIGTVRIILISREKKVLAAILGFVEVLLWLIVITQIIRNLSNALCYIAYAGGFATGTYLGMVVEEKLAIGHSLLRIIVTGKGEKIVEKLTESGFRTTRLDAQGSKGPVTVILSFLRRKEVPSVLEILRQTSPGAFYTIENARKTSDPGIWKEEPGGEFLAGLLWRRQSRIRK, encoded by the coding sequence ATGCCACCCTGGGCTTTTGAATACCTGATTCTCCCGCTTTGCATTTATTTTGCCCGCGTCACTGATGTAAGCATCGGAACGGTACGAATCATATTGATTTCCCGGGAAAAGAAGGTTTTAGCTGCCATCCTCGGTTTTGTGGAAGTTCTCCTCTGGCTCATCGTAATAACTCAAATCATACGGAATCTCAGCAACGCGCTCTGCTATATTGCGTATGCGGGAGGATTTGCCACGGGGACGTATTTAGGAATGGTAGTGGAGGAAAAACTGGCGATCGGGCATTCCCTGCTCAGGATTATCGTTACCGGGAAAGGGGAAAAAATCGTGGAAAAACTCACCGAATCCGGCTTTAGAACCACCCGACTGGACGCGCAGGGATCCAAGGGACCCGTAACGGTCATTCTCTCTTTCTTACGGAGAAAAGAGGTGCCTTCCGTTTTAGAGATCTTGCGACAAACCTCCCCCGGCGCCTTTTATACGATCGAGAATGCACGTAAGACCAGCGATCCGGGGATTTGGAAGGAAGAGCCAGGGGGCGAATTTTTAGCCGGCCTCCTTTGGCGAAGGCAATCCAGAATCAGAAAGTAA
- a CDS encoding LIC_10461 domain-containing protein produces the protein MLSLKNFLCLFTVAVLLFNCHSTILVHKEADSPPASLAKDPPEPDRKFRQASFVFGIYPSGSPAEVSCTNSHPEVRLVTGFMDSVIHFLIGPVYTTKTVEVRCKK, from the coding sequence ATGTTATCTTTAAAAAACTTTCTCTGTTTATTCACCGTAGCGGTACTTCTCTTTAATTGTCATTCCACTATCCTAGTTCACAAGGAAGCGGATTCGCCACCGGCCTCTTTGGCTAAGGACCCGCCCGAACCAGACCGGAAATTCCGCCAAGCGAGTTTTGTATTCGGAATTTACCCTTCTGGATCTCCGGCGGAAGTGTCTTGCACAAACTCGCATCCGGAAGTCCGGCTGGTGACCGGATTTATGGATTCCGTCATTCATTTTCTGATCGGACCGGTTTACACGACCAAGACCGTCGAAGTACGCTGTAAAAAATAA
- a CDS encoding Bor/Iss family lipoprotein gives MRTRSYKMFGLVWLLILLAGSCRHAMVVYPPMTPEACWISITSRECKKAIELRNAGQNQTGEKHRIIQDYYFFGIYPGARVLDTAKFCPKGPKSVHQYTSFWNGVWEQLSFTVYSPQTVEIECYL, from the coding sequence ATGAGAACCCGATCCTACAAAATGTTCGGCCTCGTCTGGCTACTGATTTTACTCGCGGGATCCTGTAGACATGCCATGGTCGTTTATCCCCCGATGACGCCGGAGGCTTGCTGGATTTCGATTACGTCGCGGGAATGCAAGAAAGCTATCGAACTCCGAAATGCCGGACAAAATCAAACGGGCGAGAAACACAGGATTATCCAGGACTATTACTTTTTCGGAATCTATCCGGGAGCGAGGGTTCTGGACACGGCAAAATTTTGTCCTAAGGGCCCGAAATCGGTTCATCAATATACGAGTTTTTGGAATGGGGTTTGGGAACAGCTAAGCTTTACCGTTTATTCGCCCCAGACAGTGGAGATAGAATGTTATCTTTAA